TCTTACCGTGGACAAAAATGGCCAAAAGCCTGCCGCGCGCGATCGCGTCTCTGGAGATATAGTGGAAGAGTTTCCCTCTACTGCCATGATGATTGAACGCTATCTCAAAGCTCATCTTTAATAGTCAAAGCTGAAAACCAACTGGCGTCACTTTTCCACAGATCAAAGCTTGCAGGAAAAGACTTACCTCCGGTTCACGGGCCAGACGGCGTCCCGACACCGCGCAAGACTTCGGTCGCAACCTCAGTCCGCGTCCCCAAATCGTGAAGCAGCGCCTCCGCAATCAGCGGCAAAATCAGGATTAGGATGAAGGTCGCGGCAACGCTTTTTATGGGCAGCGACAATATAAAGACGTTAAACTGCGGCGCGATCCGGTTGAGTAAGCCAAGACCGGCATCGATGACGTAAAGCAAAATTATCGCGGGCGCAGCGAACAGAAAAGCGAGTGTAAACATCCGGCCGAATTCGGCCTGAAACAATGTGACACTGTCGATATTGAGACGCAGCTCACCCGGTCCGATCGGCCAGATAACATAGCTTTCCATCACCATACCAACCAACAATGTGATCCCCCCAGCGGTGACAAAGACGACCTGACCAAAGCGGGTAAGCAAATCCGACGTCAGCGAGGCCTGCGTACCAGTCATGGGATTGACGATCTGGGCAATCGTCGCGCCAACCTTATTGTCAATCATCTCCCCTGCCGCGGCCATTGCCCACAATATCGTGCCAAAAAAAAATCCAATTACAGTGCCCGCACCTGCCTCTTTAGCAAAGACGACTAACCAGCCAATCGCGCTCAAATCGCGCGGAATGAAATCAGCCTGTAAATTGAACGCGACCAATCCAAAGGTGATGATGATACTGTTGCGAACCATGGCCGGAATCACCGCCGTTGAGAATAAGGGCAGAAAAACCAAGGCAAAAGCAAAGCGGGCCGATGACACACCGACCAACAGGGCCTGTTCCGTCCATGGTGCTATCGTTGTGAGCGCGTCGCCTAACGAGGGATCACCTGCAATCACCGTTTAACCTACCATAGTATAGAAACGGGAAAAGATATTATCGCCGAATGTATAAAGACTGCCGCCAACCAATGATGCGGTTAAAAAAATCGTGAGCACAATGGCGAAGAATTTCAGTGTGAATTGCAGCGTCTGTTCTTGCAGCTGTGTTGCCGCCTGGATGATCGCGGTGATCAGGCCGACGACCGAAGCCGCGATAACCGGCGGCGCCGAAAGTAGCAGGATCAGCCACAAGGCTTCAGTCGTCAGCCCTAAAATATCGGCGCTCATGCGCAATATCCCCGGCTAGACATAAGAGAGCACCAGTCCCTGGGTCAGTTTCACCCAACCATCGATCAGGACAAATAATAATATCTTGAACGGCAGGGATATCGTCACGGGTGACAACATCATCATCCCCATGGCGAGCAAGATATTGGAAATGACCATGTCGATAATCAAAAACGGTAGGAAGATGAGAAAGCCTATCTGAAAAGCGACTTTCAATTCCCGGACAACAAAAGCGGGCATGACCACGATGAAGTCGCGTTCGGTCAGCTCGGCAGCTTTCTCTGGATCGCTTAGTCGTTGTTGGGTACGCAGGAAAAAGGCCCGTTCTCTGGGATCACTATGTTTCAACAAAAATAGCCGCAAAGGTTCCTTCGCCTTATCCGCGGTTGAAAAAATTGCTCCAGTATCGTCAATTGGGGACTCTACATCGGGCCCCTCACCTTCGATGCCACTGACCTGTTCGGTATAGCCCGCGGCTTCAGACATATCTTCGAGTACCGGATACATGACATAAACGGTGAGAATCAGGGCCAGTCCGTTGAGGACCAGATTGGGGGGCACCTGTTGCAAGCCCATTGCACTACGTAACAGGGCTAGGACGACGACAATTTTTGTGAAGGACGTGACCATTACGGCGAAGAAAGGAGCCAGTGCGACCAGCAGAACCGTAACAAGAGCGGAACCTGGTGTAAAAGTGGATAGGTCCATCAGGCCGATTCTCCCGTCGGCGTTGTTTTCGGTTTCGATGAAGTACCGGTTGGGCTGACCGCTTCATCCTTTGCTGTTGCGAAGCCGGGGGATGGGTTTGTCGCAGCGACATTATCCATCAGCACAGCGAAATTTGTGCCCAGCTTGACGATTTCTCCACTGCCAATTGCCTGCCCGGCGATGCTTAGATCAACCTGCAATCCTTCGCGCAGCGGCATGAGATCAAGCGTTGTCCCTTCGGCCAGGCTAGCAAGCTTATCTGCCGTAACGGTGATATTTCGCAGACAGATATGGATGGGAACCTCAAATGATCTGGTTGCAGATCCGGGGTTTTCTGATGTTGGATTGGGGGAGATATCGTCTGCCATGGACGTTGTTCCTTGTTGATCATCGCTTGGAGGATGGCGGTTATCGCGTTGACCGGTGCCAGTTTGGAAAAGTCCAGACTGTCTATCCCACAGCCCATCAATCTCTTGCGGCTGGCCGGAATATTCTGGGTCTGCGATAAGCTTGGCTGCCAGTACGCCGGAATCGAGCAAGAATAAATCGCCGCTTGCAAGCCTGTCAGCAGCGGACAGTGCAAGGGACGCTCCTCGGAGAATCAATTCTACAAGCACAGGTATCCCATTAAGATCGGCGATCATTGATGGTTGCGGCAGATTTTCGACGTGTTGCAGCTGAGGCGCAAATCCAAAACGGGCGGTGCAGTTTTCGCTGCCAGTAAGTTCTATCCAGAGCGTTTGTGCCGGCCATTCGTTTGCCAAAGCCGCCGGTTCGATCGCATGACCGGACCGGCGTTCAAACATCTGCAACAATGGTTCAAACCGATCAAGCAGTTCGACAAGTGTGTCGAGATCGTCCTGATGGACATGTACCGGACCGTGGTCCGTCGCCAACGGTTGAAAATAGCGGCCGGCATTGTCGGAAAAAACCGGTGGGTTGGAAGGGCTAGGAAGGCTTTCCATAATCTTGGACGAGGTTGGTAAACCACCTTTATGGCCTTCCACTTCGCTCGTTGGCAGAGCTGAAAATAGCGCGCTCAGGCGATTGGCAAAGGCCTTGGGTGCAGGATCAATATCCCTAAGTGCATGAGCAGCGGCTTCGGGCTGTTCTTCCGCGAGTGTTGCCGGCCTTTGCAG
This DNA window, taken from Parasphingorhabdus litoris DSM 22379, encodes the following:
- the sctT gene encoding type III secretion system export apparatus subunit SctT, which gives rise to MIAGDPSLGDALTTIAPWTEQALLVGVSSARFAFALVFLPLFSTAVIPAMVRNSIIITFGLVAFNLQADFIPRDLSAIGWLVVFAKEAGAGTVIGFFFGTILWAMAAAGEMIDNKVGATIAQIVNPMTGTQASLTSDLLTRFGQVVFVTAGGITLLVGMVMESYVIWPIGPGELRLNIDSVTLFQAEFGRMFTLAFLFAAPAIILLYVIDAGLGLLNRIAPQFNVFILSLPIKSVAATFILILILPLIAEALLHDLGTRTEVATEVLRGVGTPSGP
- the sctS gene encoding type III secretion system export apparatus subunit SctS — encoded protein: MSADILGLTTEALWLILLLSAPPVIAASVVGLITAIIQAATQLQEQTLQFTLKFFAIVLTIFLTASLVGGSLYTFGDNIFSRFYTMVG
- the sctR gene encoding type III secretion system export apparatus subunit SctR, whose product is MDLSTFTPGSALVTVLLVALAPFFAVMVTSFTKIVVVLALLRSAMGLQQVPPNLVLNGLALILTVYVMYPVLEDMSEAAGYTEQVSGIEGEGPDVESPIDDTGAIFSTADKAKEPLRLFLLKHSDPRERAFFLRTQQRLSDPEKAAELTERDFIVVMPAFVVRELKVAFQIGFLIFLPFLIIDMVISNILLAMGMMMLSPVTISLPFKILLFVLIDGWVKLTQGLVLSYV
- a CDS encoding FliM/FliN family flagellar motor switch protein: MSHFMFGQDRKPETSASEEESQLQRPATLAEEQPEAAAHALRDIDPAPKAFANRLSALFSALPTSEVEGHKGGLPTSSKIMESLPSPSNPPVFSDNAGRYFQPLATDHGPVHVHQDDLDTLVELLDRFEPLLQMFERRSGHAIEPAALANEWPAQTLWIELTGSENCTARFGFAPQLQHVENLPQPSMIADLNGIPVLVELILRGASLALSAADRLASGDLFLLDSGVLAAKLIADPEYSGQPQEIDGLWDRQSGLFQTGTGQRDNRHPPSDDQQGTTSMADDISPNPTSENPGSATRSFEVPIHICLRNITVTADKLASLAEGTTLDLMPLREGLQVDLSIAGQAIGSGEIVKLGTNFAVLMDNVAATNPSPGFATAKDEAVSPTGTSSKPKTTPTGESA